From the genome of Hydrogenobacter hydrogenophilus:
ACCTTCAAAGCCTGCATGTCCTTAGAACTTATGACCTTCCCGGTCTTCCTGTGTTCGTAGTAGTTTCCCCTAATGAAAGGTATGTTGCGATTAACTTCAGCGGAGACAAGGAAGACTATGTGGCTCTTTTAGATGTTTCGGAGGGCAGGCTTACGGAAGTGAAGGCAGGTCAAAGGGTGATGCACCTGCGTTTTTCAAAGGATGGCAGGAAGCTTTATGTATCCTCTTACTTTGATTCTAAGTTAAAAGCCTTTGAAGTTCCAAGTATGAGGCTCGTTTATGAGGTGGGTGTGCCAAACCCATCTGGGATTTTCCGTATAGAGTAAGGAGGTGTTGCCATGGGTAAAGTGTACATAGTAGGTGCAGGACCAGGAGATGTGGAACTTTTAACCCTAAAGGCATACAAACTCATAAAATCTGCAGATGCCATACTTTATGACAGACTCATAAACCAAGAGATACTGTCCTTTGCAAAGCCTAACTGCGAACTCGTGTA
Proteins encoded in this window:
- a CDS encoding SAM-dependent methyltransferase; the encoded protein is MGKVYIVGAGPGDVELLTLKAYKLIKSADAILYDRLINQEILSFAKPNCELV